Genomic window (Calditerrivibrio sp.):
AACTGTCAGGTATACAGCATTCACTGGAGAGATCTCCTCTCATATAATATCTATCTTTGGGTGCGTTTGCAAAGAATGTTACTACTCTGATGGCATAATCAGATGCCCTTGTAATCTTCATGTTGCTTCTCCACTAAAAAATTTTGAAGTTAATATAATTTAATCAAAAAGAAAGTCAATAGAATTTTAGGATAAAAAGAGTCTTGATTTAACATCAATTCAGATAAGCAGAAATAAATATTAGTTGTTATTTGTGCATTTTTTTGCTAAATAAATCAGATTTGAAAAAAGTGGAGGTTAAAGTATGATCCCAATGTTGGATATAAAAAGAGAACTTGCGGTTATTGGCGATGAGATTAAGGCTGAAATAGATAAGAGTTTAAATAGTACTCAGTTTATTTTGGGACCTAATGTAAAGGAGTTTGAGGAGAAGGCTGCTGCTTATCTTGGGTGTAAGTATGCTGTAGGTGTGGCAAGTGGTACAGACGCACTGCATCTGGCTTTAAAGGCGATTGGTATAAAAGATGGTGATGAGGTTATAACTACACCATTTACTTTTATTGCTACGGCCGAAGCTATTGTTTATTGTGGTGGCAAACCTGTTTTTGTGGATGTAGATGAGGAGACGATGAACATCGATGTTCAAAAAATAGAAGAAAAGATTACTTCAAAGACAAAAGCGATTATTCCTGTTCATCTCTTTGGTAACCCTTGTGACATGGACAAGATAATAGATATATCCAAAAAATTTGGTTTGAAAATTATAGAGGACTGTGCCCAGTCGTTTGGGGCGACATACAAAGGTATCCAAACAGGCAATATAGGAGATATCGGTTGTTTCAGTTTTTTCCCCAGTAAAAACTTAGGTTGTTATGGTGATGGGGGGATGGTTACTACAAATGATGAACAGTTATATAAGATATTGTTAGCTTTGAGAAATCATGGTTCATATGTTAGGTATTATCATGAAATGATAGGGTTTAATTCCAGATTAGACGATCTACAAGCTGCTATCTTAAAAGTCAAATTAAAGTATATAGATAATTTTAATCAGGAGAGAAGATCAGTAGCTCAACTCTACAAAAAAACTATAGGAGCATCTGTAGGGTATCAAAAAGAAACTACAGGTGCAGTGCATGTGTATCATCAATATACTATTACAAGTCCAAAGCGTGATTTAGCAATGGAGGCTCTTAAGAAGTCTGAAGTAGCCACAGCGATATATTACCCTGTGCCCTTACATCTACAAAACGCCTTTAAGTATCTTGGATACAAAGAAGGGGATTTACCTGTAAGTGAAAAGCTTGCTAAAACAGTGTTTTCTCTGCCCATAAATCCATATCTTGATGATTCTGAGGTAATTATTATAGGAGAAATAGTAAAAAAAGCTCTTGTAAATGAATAAGATTCTTATATATATTTTTGTCGTTATAATAAAGTTGCTGATTAAAACTGTGCGCTTTGAGATTCATGGTTTGGATACCTATAAGGATTTAAAAGCTCGAGGTGAGAGGGTTATCTTTGCTATATGGCATGGTCAATTAGCACTTTTTTACCCTATGTCTAAATACTCAAAAGCCTGTGGTATAGTTTCCCGAAGCAGAGATGGGGAGATAGCAGCAAATATTATAAAGTATTTCGGTTTCGATTCTGTAAGGGGTTCATCATCAAGGGCAGGGGCTATGGCTATTCTGGAGGCAGAAAAGTACTTGAAAGAGGATTTTGACATAATAATTACCATTGATGGACCTAAAGGACCTAAGTTTGATGTAAAAAAGGGTGTGATCTACATAGCTAAAAGGTTTGATTGTGTTATAATACCTGTTGTGGCTTCTGTGGATAGATTTTTACGATTTTCCAGTTGGGATAACTTTCTCTTTCCAAAACCGTTTGCTAAAATTGACCTTTTTCTGGGTGACCCATATATCACGGATAAAGATATCGATAAATCGAAGATAAAAGCTGAAACAGATTCCCTTAAAGCCAAAATGCTTAATATGACGGAGAGATATGCTAAGTTTTATTTATAACCTATGTTTGCATTTAATTATCCCTTTAGCGTTACCTCTTGGGTACATATTTGCCTATAAAAGGGGTGAAGATAAGGATTATTTTGAAAGATTCGGGTTTATTAAGATAGAAAAAGATCTCAAAAACTCTATGTGGATCCACTGTGCAAGTGTTGGAGAAGTTAGAAGTATAAAGGGTTTTGTAAAACTCTTGAAAAAAGATTACCCAGAAATGGCTATTGTAATCTCCACTATTACAGCTACAGGAAAGAAAATAGCTCTGGAAGAAATAAATCCTGATGTAGCTTTCCTTTTACCTATTGAGAATAGATGGGCTATATCCCATCTTTTGGATCTGTTAAATTGTAGACTTTTTATCTTAGTGGATACTGAAATCTGGCCAAATCTTATCAATGTCGTGTCGAAAAAGGTTCCTATTTTTATAATCAATGGGAGACTATCTGATAAGAGTTTTAGGAGATATCTTCTTTTTAAGTTTGTTTTTAAAAAACTGCTCAACAAAGTCACTAAGATATATGCAAAAAGTGATGAGGACAGAAATAGGTTTGTAAGGATCCTGGAAGACTCTTCAAAGGTTAATATATTAAGTAATATTAAATACCTGAATATGAGTGCTTTTGTCGACCTAAATATCATCCCCAACGGAAAAAGGATTTTGATTGCTGGCAGTACCCATGCAGATGAGGAAGAGATTATCTTGGATAGTTTTATGGAAACATTCGATGACGATCTTTTTGATCAGGTCGTTATAGCTCCAAGACATTTAAATAGGGTAAATGAAGTGGTTGATATCTGTGTAAAAAAGGGGTTGAAGGTATCTTTCTTGAGTAATTATAACCCTGAGTCGGATGTTGTTATAGTTGATAGGTTTGGTTGCCTTGAATATTTGTACAATGTATCTTTAAAGGTTTTTATTGGAGGATCGTTGGTAAGGATCGGTGGGCATAATATATTTGAGGCAATACAGTTTAAAAAAGTTGTATCAGTTGGCCCTTATATGGAAAATTTCAAAGAGGTTTATGATCTTGCCAAGATGTACGGTCTGGTGGTGGATGTGTATGGTAAGGATGACCTTGTTAGATATTATAAAACAGAGTATAATTTGGAAAACTTTGAAAGGTTTATAGCTGATGTGGAACATATAATTAAAAATAGATTGGAGCCATTGTTTAAGGATATCAGGGATGTTATTTCTTAAGTATATAGTGGCATTTTTTCAGAAGATGGGTGTGCAAAGACTGAAGGTTTTAGGAAAATATATAGGAAAGATGGTTTATTATCTGTCAAAGGAAAGACGACAGGTAGCCCATAAAAATCTGTCACTGGTTTTTGATGGAGTAGTACCTGAAGGACTTACTAAAAAAACATTTGAAAACAATTTTATCTCGTTTTTGGAGATCTTTTTAGTGAGAGATATCGATGAGGGGTTTTTGGAATATGTGGATTTGCCTGATATGGGGGAGCTGTTTCGTTTGATTGAAGAAAAAAGAAATATCTTTCTGATTTCAGGTCATATTGGTAGTTGGGAGTTTCTACCTAAAATATACACAATGATTAGTAAAAACAGTATCACTGTTGTGGGTAAATCTTTGAGGAGTGAAAAGCTTAATAAAATTGTGGAAGCGCTAAGGTATTGTGAAAAAATAAATTATATCAATCATTTCAATGCTCTTATTAGTATTCAAAGGGCTTTTAAAAAAAACATGGCTGTTGGGGCGCTGTTGGATCAGGGTGGGCTGGAGAAAAATTCTTTTTTTGTTGAGTTTTTTGGTTTGAAGACTACATTTGTTTCAGGTATACCTATTTATGCTGTACGAAGTAATGCTGTAATAGTTATGGCATTTTTATTAAGACAAAAGGATAGGTGGAGGTTGGAGATATATCCAGCTCTTTTCCCAGATAAATCGTTATCTGAAATTGAAAGTGCAAAAAAGCTTGCTAAAAGTATTAATGAAGTCTATGAAGATGTAATAAAAAAATATCCAGAGCAATGGTTGGCTATGAATAAGAGGTTCAAAAGAGTACTGGAGAGTGAAGATGGGCAGGCCTGCAGTATTTATTGATAGAGATGGGACGATTAATGAGGAGGCTGGTTATATAAATCACATAAATAGTTTTAAAATTTTTGATTTTGTTCCCCAGTCACTAAGACTTTTAAACGAGATGGGTATCTATGCAATAGTTATTACCAATCAGGGTGGAATTGCAAGGGATTATTTTTCTGAGGAACTTGTGACTAGTTTACATACCTACCTAAAAGATAAGATGTTGGAAA
Coding sequences:
- a CDS encoding DegT/DnrJ/EryC1/StrS family aminotransferase gives rise to the protein MIPMLDIKRELAVIGDEIKAEIDKSLNSTQFILGPNVKEFEEKAAAYLGCKYAVGVASGTDALHLALKAIGIKDGDEVITTPFTFIATAEAIVYCGGKPVFVDVDEETMNIDVQKIEEKITSKTKAIIPVHLFGNPCDMDKIIDISKKFGLKIIEDCAQSFGATYKGIQTGNIGDIGCFSFFPSKNLGCYGDGGMVTTNDEQLYKILLALRNHGSYVRYYHEMIGFNSRLDDLQAAILKVKLKYIDNFNQERRSVAQLYKKTIGASVGYQKETTGAVHVYHQYTITSPKRDLAMEALKKSEVATAIYYPVPLHLQNAFKYLGYKEGDLPVSEKLAKTVFSLPINPYLDDSEVIIIGEIVKKALVNE
- a CDS encoding lysophospholipid acyltransferase family protein, which translates into the protein MNKILIYIFVVIIKLLIKTVRFEIHGLDTYKDLKARGERVIFAIWHGQLALFYPMSKYSKACGIVSRSRDGEIAANIIKYFGFDSVRGSSSRAGAMAILEAEKYLKEDFDIIITIDGPKGPKFDVKKGVIYIAKRFDCVIIPVVASVDRFLRFSSWDNFLFPKPFAKIDLFLGDPYITDKDIDKSKIKAETDSLKAKMLNMTERYAKFYL
- a CDS encoding 3-deoxy-D-manno-octulosonic acid transferase; its protein translation is MLSFIYNLCLHLIIPLALPLGYIFAYKRGEDKDYFERFGFIKIEKDLKNSMWIHCASVGEVRSIKGFVKLLKKDYPEMAIVISTITATGKKIALEEINPDVAFLLPIENRWAISHLLDLLNCRLFILVDTEIWPNLINVVSKKVPIFIINGRLSDKSFRRYLLFKFVFKKLLNKVTKIYAKSDEDRNRFVRILEDSSKVNILSNIKYLNMSAFVDLNIIPNGKRILIAGSTHADEEEIILDSFMETFDDDLFDQVVIAPRHLNRVNEVVDICVKKGLKVSFLSNYNPESDVVIVDRFGCLEYLYNVSLKVFIGGSLVRIGGHNIFEAIQFKKVVSVGPYMENFKEVYDLAKMYGLVVDVYGKDDLVRYYKTEYNLENFERFIADVEHIIKNRLEPLFKDIRDVIS
- a CDS encoding lysophospholipid acyltransferase family protein, with product MLFLKYIVAFFQKMGVQRLKVLGKYIGKMVYYLSKERRQVAHKNLSLVFDGVVPEGLTKKTFENNFISFLEIFLVRDIDEGFLEYVDLPDMGELFRLIEEKRNIFLISGHIGSWEFLPKIYTMISKNSITVVGKSLRSEKLNKIVEALRYCEKINYINHFNALISIQRAFKKNMAVGALLDQGGLEKNSFFVEFFGLKTTFVSGIPIYAVRSNAVIVMAFLLRQKDRWRLEIYPALFPDKSLSEIESAKKLAKSINEVYEDVIKKYPEQWLAMNKRFKRVLESEDGQACSIY